Proteins co-encoded in one Kutzneria chonburiensis genomic window:
- a CDS encoding WD40 repeat domain-containing protein, with amino-acid sequence MPRREQPLRLGEESLVAFATDLRALRAKASNPAYRELGRRVHYSAATLSEAASGRKLPSLPVTLAYVRGCDGDVVAWEQRWRQVAAELADEPAAEPDEQEPPYAGLSTFRPEQVDKFFGRTRLIDEVLARLAANRLVGVFGPSGAGKSSLLRAGVIARWQGPGRSVVLFNPGEHPSSRLDALSANGETLIVVDQFEEVYTHCADPVERAEFIARLVGLADDAGGQCRVLLGVRADFYGHCMDSPDLLARLRDAQVAVGAMTTEELREVIVEPAARAGARVESALLTALVAQVGGRAGLLPLLSHALLETWRRRRGNTLTLNGFEDTGGIEGALAKTAEDVYAEFEPAQQLLVRQLFLRLTAVGDGINDVKARIGRDELDADMSFVLERLAAARLVVLDTDSVEMTHEALLRSWPRLGRWLAEDRDGRRVHRQLTEAANTWESLDRDPGALYRGLRLDSAREWDGRRREQLTARERQFLDASLAARDQELARERRQRLRLRQLVAVLSVLLLVAVSAGVYAFQAELGAAEDRNVAVSQRVAMEALAEWPADPARSAQLALAAYRLSPTQQARSALLSTYGTPYATQLSGHKAAVGGVAFSSDGRLMASASMDGTVRLWDSHDVHHTRPLSTIGGQILGVNGVVFGHGVLVGVGWDHTVRIWDISDPLHPGPPVILKGHTESVTSAAITADGRTLVTGSLDRTVRIWDLTNPKHPAQLGDPLPHAGGVFAVALRGDGKLLATAGSDRTIRLWDMADLRHPVAVGMLVGHTDQVGALAFSPDGQRLVSGSADQTVRLWDVADPARATQAASVLARAAEIRSVAFAPDGRTVATASLDRTVRLWTVGRADLAQFAVLAGHTGQVYAATFSPDGRTLATASEDRTVRLWDVAGPVFGGHTDAVLDVALAPNGKAVATAGYDGTVLVRQFADPERPVVLAAHQEAVNSVAFAPDSRTMASASKDGTVRFWDTRDLLHITPLGEPLAGFTQAVNTVAYSHDGKLLAAGGSDRAVMLLDVSDPRSPRPIASLEMTAGIDELAFDPAGRRLAAAGDDGTIRIWNLADRGKPVLLAGHGAEVKSVAFSPDGRFLASSSFDATVRLWDLDDPADHIDPITHPDRVYSVAFNGDGSVLASAGADGRVRLWDLHDVRRPVALADLTGHTERVYSVVFGADGHTLASASQDHTARLWDVDPEAAAGRVCGMVAPGLGRADWERYFPGLGFRAPC; translated from the coding sequence GTGCCTCGACGTGAGCAGCCTTTGCGGCTGGGGGAAGAATCGCTGGTGGCTTTCGCCACGGATCTGCGGGCGTTGCGGGCGAAGGCAAGCAATCCGGCGTACCGGGAGCTGGGCCGGCGGGTGCACTACTCGGCGGCGACGCTGTCCGAGGCGGCCTCGGGACGCAAGCTGCCGAGCCTGCCGGTGACGCTGGCCTACGTGCGCGGCTGCGACGGCGACGTGGTGGCCTGGGAGCAGCGCTGGCGTCAGGTGGCGGCGGAGCTGGCCGACGAGCCGGCGGCGGAGCCGGACGAGCAGGAGCCGCCCTATGCCGGGCTGTCCACGTTCCGGCCCGAGCAGGTGGACAAGTTCTTCGGCCGCACCAGGTTGATCGACGAGGTGCTGGCCCGGCTGGCCGCGAACCGTCTGGTCGGCGTGTTCGGGCCGTCCGGCGCCGGCAAGTCCTCGCTGCTGCGGGCCGGCGTGATCGCGCGCTGGCAGGGGCCGGGCCGGTCGGTGGTGCTGTTCAATCCCGGTGAACACCCGTCGAGCCGGCTGGACGCGTTGTCCGCCAACGGTGAGACGCTGATCGTGGTCGACCAGTTCGAAGAGGTGTACACCCACTGCGCGGATCCGGTCGAGCGGGCCGAGTTCATCGCACGGCTGGTCGGCCTGGCCGATGATGCCGGCGGGCAGTGCCGCGTGCTGTTGGGCGTGCGGGCGGACTTTTACGGCCACTGCATGGATTCACCCGATCTGTTGGCGCGCTTGAGGGATGCTCAGGTAGCGGTGGGCGCGATGACCACCGAGGAGCTGCGCGAGGTCATCGTCGAGCCGGCCGCCCGGGCCGGCGCGCGGGTGGAGAGCGCCCTGCTGACGGCGTTGGTGGCGCAGGTCGGCGGCCGGGCGGGGCTGCTGCCGTTGCTGTCCCACGCGCTGCTGGAGACGTGGCGAAGACGGCGCGGCAATACGTTGACACTGAACGGTTTCGAGGACACCGGCGGCATCGAGGGCGCGCTGGCCAAGACCGCCGAGGACGTCTACGCCGAGTTCGAGCCTGCGCAGCAACTGTTGGTGCGACAGCTTTTCCTGCGGCTCACGGCGGTCGGCGACGGCATCAACGACGTCAAGGCCCGGATCGGCCGGGACGAGCTGGACGCCGACATGTCGTTCGTGCTCGAACGACTGGCTGCGGCACGGTTGGTCGTGCTGGACACCGATTCCGTGGAGATGACTCACGAGGCGCTGCTGCGGTCGTGGCCGCGGCTGGGGCGCTGGCTGGCCGAGGATCGGGACGGCCGCCGCGTGCACCGGCAGCTCACCGAGGCGGCCAACACGTGGGAGTCGCTCGACCGCGATCCCGGCGCGCTCTACCGGGGTTTGCGCCTCGACTCGGCCCGTGAGTGGGACGGCCGTCGCCGTGAGCAGCTCACTGCCCGTGAACGGCAGTTCCTTGACGCCAGCTTGGCCGCCCGTGATCAGGAGCTGGCCCGTGAGCGGCGGCAACGCCTGCGGCTACGGCAGTTGGTGGCCGTGCTTTCGGTGCTGCTGCTCGTGGCCGTTTCTGCTGGTGTGTATGCCTTCCAGGCCGAGCTCGGCGCGGCCGAGGACCGCAACGTCGCCGTGTCGCAGCGGGTGGCGATGGAGGCGTTGGCGGAGTGGCCCGCCGATCCGGCGCGATCGGCGCAGCTGGCTTTGGCGGCGTACCGGCTCTCACCGACTCAGCAGGCCCGGAGCGCGTTGCTGAGCACGTATGGCACCCCGTACGCCACGCAGCTGTCCGGGCACAAGGCGGCGGTCGGCGGGGTGGCCTTCTCGTCCGACGGCCGGTTGATGGCCAGCGCCAGCATGGACGGCACCGTCCGGCTGTGGGACAGCCACGACGTCCACCACACCCGGCCGTTGAGCACCATCGGCGGGCAGATCCTCGGCGTGAACGGCGTCGTCTTCGGGCATGGCGTGCTGGTCGGCGTGGGCTGGGACCACACCGTGCGGATCTGGGACATCAGCGATCCTCTGCATCCTGGGCCGCCGGTGATTCTCAAGGGGCACACCGAGTCCGTCACCTCGGCGGCGATCACCGCCGACGGCCGGACGCTCGTCACCGGCAGCCTCGACCGCACCGTACGGATCTGGGATCTGACGAATCCCAAGCACCCCGCTCAGCTGGGCGATCCGCTGCCCCACGCCGGCGGCGTGTTCGCCGTGGCGTTGCGCGGTGACGGGAAGCTGCTCGCCACCGCCGGCAGCGATCGCACGATCCGGTTGTGGGACATGGCTGATCTTCGGCATCCGGTTGCCGTCGGCATGCTGGTCGGCCACACCGACCAGGTCGGGGCGCTCGCGTTCAGCCCGGACGGACAGCGTCTGGTCAGCGGCAGCGCCGACCAGACCGTGCGGCTGTGGGACGTCGCCGATCCCGCGCGGGCCACCCAGGCCGCGTCGGTCCTGGCTCGCGCCGCCGAGATCCGCTCCGTCGCGTTCGCCCCGGACGGGCGGACCGTGGCTACCGCCAGCCTTGACCGTACGGTGCGGCTGTGGACCGTCGGACGGGCCGACCTCGCCCAGTTCGCGGTGCTGGCCGGGCACACCGGGCAGGTCTATGCCGCCACGTTCAGCCCCGACGGGCGCACCCTGGCCACCGCCAGCGAGGATCGGACCGTGCGGCTGTGGGACGTCGCCGGGCCGGTGTTCGGCGGGCACACCGATGCCGTGCTCGACGTGGCGTTGGCACCCAACGGGAAGGCCGTCGCGACCGCCGGATACGACGGCACCGTCCTGGTGCGGCAGTTCGCCGACCCCGAGCGGCCGGTCGTGCTGGCCGCGCACCAGGAGGCCGTGAACTCCGTCGCGTTCGCGCCCGACAGCCGCACCATGGCCTCGGCGTCGAAGGACGGCACGGTGCGTTTCTGGGACACCCGCGACCTGCTGCACATCACCCCGCTCGGCGAGCCGCTGGCCGGGTTCACCCAGGCCGTCAACACCGTGGCGTACAGCCACGACGGCAAGCTGCTCGCCGCCGGCGGCAGCGACCGTGCCGTGATGCTGCTGGACGTGAGCGATCCTCGGTCGCCGCGGCCCATCGCCTCGTTGGAGATGACCGCCGGCATCGACGAGCTCGCGTTCGACCCGGCCGGCCGGCGGCTGGCCGCGGCTGGCGACGACGGCACCATCCGGATCTGGAACCTCGCCGACCGTGGGAAGCCGGTTTTGCTGGCCGGGCACGGCGCCGAGGTGAAGTCGGTGGCGTTCAGCCCGGACGGGCGGTTCCTGGCCAGCAGCAGCTTCGACGCCACCGTGCGGCTGTGGGACCTGGACGATCCCGCCGACCACATCGACCCGATCACCCACCCCGACCGGGTGTATTCGGTGGCGTTCAACGGGGATGGAAGCGTGTTGGCGTCCGCCGGCGCTGACGGGCGGGTGCGGTTGTGGGACCTGCACGATGTTCGTCGTCCCGTTGCGCTCGCGGACCTCACGGGGCATACCGAGCGTGTCTATTCGGTCGTTTTCGGTGCTGACGGGCACACATTGGCCAGTGCGAGTCAGGACCATACTGCTCGGCTGTGGGACGTTGATCCGGAGGCTGCTGCCGGTCGTGTGTGTGGGATGGTCGCTCCGGGGTTGGGGCGGGCGGATTGGGAGCGGTACTTTCCTGGGTTGGGGTTTCGCGCGCCGTGCTGA